A single region of the Bos mutus isolate GX-2022 chromosome 17, NWIPB_WYAK_1.1, whole genome shotgun sequence genome encodes:
- the FAM222A gene encoding LOW QUALITY PROTEIN: protein FAM222A (The sequence of the model RefSeq protein was modified relative to this genomic sequence to represent the inferred CDS: inserted 1 base in 1 codon) has product MLACLQRTQNAPGQHLACPTKSLELRKCETVASSMHSSRYPSPAELDAYAEKVANSPLSIKIFPTNIRVPQHKHLSRTVNGYDTSGQRYSPYPPHTAGYQGLLAIVKAAVSSSSSAAAPAGPAKSVLKSAEGKRTKLSPATVQVGVAPYPAPSTLGPLAYPKPPEAPAPPPGLPAAAAPAAAVIPLPGRGLPLPPSNLPSIHSLLYQLHQQCQXPGAAPAACQAVPGPPPSPAKHGPVPGFPRAAYSATAGPPECRKGAELGQGSTPAALTLAGAAKPAGYADGGLDYLLWPQKPPPPPPPPPQPLRAYGGGALASKSPEACGGRAYERASGSPLNCGVGLPASFTVGQYFAAPWNSVLVTPTSDCYNPAAAAAAAAAAAAAAGTELGPGAARELAGPPAETLSGLPSKSVCNTAVLSSSLQSLEYLINDIRPPCIKERMLGKGYETVAVPRLLDHQHAHIRLPVYR; this is encoded by the exons GCGAAACGGTGGCTAGCTCCATGCATTCCTCCCGCTACCCGAGCCCGGCCGAGCTGGACGCCTACGCCGAGAAGGTGGCCAACAGCCCGCTCTCCATCAAGATCTTCCCCACCAACATCCGCGTGCCCCAGCACAAGCACCTCAGCCGCACGGTCAACGGCTATGACACCAGCGGCCAGCGCTACAGCCCCTACCCGCCGCACACGGCCGGCTACCAGGGTCTGCTGGCCATCGTCAAGGccgctgtctcctcctcctccagcgcGGCCGCGCCCGCCGGGCCCGCCAAGAGCGTGCTCAAGAGCGCCGAGGGCAAACGGACCAAGCTGTCGCCGGCCACCGTGCAGGTGGGCGTCGCGCCCTACCCGGCGCCCAGCACGCTGGGGCCCCTGGCCTACCCCAAGCCGCCCGAGGCGCCCGCCCCGCCGCCTGGCCTGCCCGCAGCTgcggcccccgccgccgccgTCATCCCCCTGCCCGGCCGCGGCCTGCCCCTGCCGCCCTCCAACCTGCCCTCCATCCACAGCCTCCTCTACCAGCTCCACCAGCAGTGCC GCCCCGGCGCCGCGCCCGCCGCCTGCCAGGCCGTGCCCGGGCCCCCGCCCAGCCCGGCCAAGCACGGCCCGGTGCCCGGCTTCCCCCGCGCGGCCTACTCGGCCACGGCCGGCCCGCCCGAGTGCCGGAAGGGCGCCGAGTTGGGCCAGGGGAGCACGCCCGCGGCCTTGACGTTGGCCGGGGCCGCCAAGCCCGCGGGCTACGCGGACGGCGGCCTGGATTACCTGCTGTGGCCCCAGaagccgcccccgccgccgccgccgcccccccaGCCCCTGCGGGCCTACGGCGGTGGCGCGCTGGCCAGCAAGTCCCCCGAGGCCTGCGGGGGGCGGGCGTACGAGCGGGCCAGCGGGTCGCCCCTCAACTGCGGCGTGGGGCTGCCCGCCAGCTTCACCGTGGGCCAGTACTTCGCCGCCCCCTGGAACAGCGTGCTGGTGACCCCCACCAGCGACTGCTACAACCccgcagcagcggcggcggcggcggcagcggcggcggctgcCGCTGGGACCGAGCTGGGGCCGGGGGCCGCCCGGGAGCTGGCGGGGCCCCCGGCCGAGACCCTTTCGGGCCTGCCCAGCAAGAGCGTGTGCAACACAGCCGTGCTCAGCAGCAGCCTGCAGTCGCTGGAGTATCTCATCAACGACATCCGGCCGCCCTGCATCAAGGAGCGCATGCTGGGCAAGGGCTACGAGACGGTGGCCGTGCCCCGGCTGCTAGACCACCAGCACGCCCACATCCGCCTGCCCGTCTACAGATAA